The following are encoded in a window of Callithrix jacchus isolate 240 chromosome 9, calJac240_pri, whole genome shotgun sequence genomic DNA:
- the LOC100407490 gene encoding uncharacterized protein LOC100407490, whose product MLPAAAVGGAPGNRRPRDAKLSLLSLSPLPRPLSASSPTKGRRRVFPSSSYPAAPARAGKRSPNTRGASTPQVSRLLTALQKEFQDKSEYNESRIYYKAKNKNKPEQNKTKRSASLLKKDRRGTKGGQVGGKGEGRCRARPGDAPRLASVSQPSPAAAARGRPCRSRRRGADDEGPVRHQGKVTVKIDCKELRKSLRKEGILYQLTRLYDCQEEKILELEIDVDELLCLESDDAWAARVEELRGDCYKHTEAFISGLLDKIRGMQKLSAPQKK is encoded by the exons ATGCTGCCGGCAGCCGCCGTCGGGGGCGCCCCAGGGAACAGGCGGCCCAGGGACGCAAAGTTGTCCCTGCTGTCACTGTCGCCGCTGCCCAGGCCGCTCAGCGCCTCATCGCCGACGAAGGGCCGTCGAAGGGTGTTTCCATCCTCCTCCTACCCCGCCGCGCCGGCccgggcgggg AAGAGGTCACCAAACACCAGAGGGGCCTCAACCCCGCAGGTGTCAAGGCTCTTGACAGCGTTGCAGAAGGAATTCCAGGACAAATCAGAATATAATGAAAGTAGGATTTAttacaaagcaaaaaacaaaaacaaaccagaacaaaacaaaacaaagcggAGTGCAAGCCTACTCAAGAAAGACAGGAGGGGGACAAAGGGCGGGCAGGTTGGTGGGAAGGGGGAGGGGCGCTGCCGGGCCAGGCCTGGGGATGCCCCCCGGCTAGCCTCGGTCTCCCAACCCTCACCTGCTGCAGCCGCTCGCGGGCGCCCGTGCCGCTCTCGCCGCAGAGGCGCAGATGATGAAGGCCCAGTGAGGCACCAAGGGAAGGTCACTGTCAAGATTGACTGCAAGGAGCTACGGAAGAGCCTAAGAAAGGAGGGCATCCTGTACCAGCTCACGCGCCTCTATGACTGCCAGGAAGAAAAGATCCTAGAACTTGAGATTGACGTGGATGAGTTACTCTGCCTGGAGAGTGACGATGCCTGGGCTGCCAGGGTCGAGGAGCTGCGGGGTGACTGTTACAAACACACAGAAGCCTTCATCTCTGGCCTGCTGGACAAGATCCGGGGAATGCAGAAGCTAAGCGCACCCCAGAAGAAGTGA